From one Erythrobacter sp. HKB08 genomic stretch:
- a CDS encoding 2OG-Fe(II) oxygenase — MAKTETIPDRDALKRVGNTVRKRLEADPRAYKVPTDKLELYGIGGFLTGAECERLVTMIDLVAQPSELFKVDYSTGFRTSYSGNLNPHDPFIMGISRRIDDLLGMKPETGEAIQGQRYLPGQEFKPHNDWFYTTEEYWKLERKRGGQRSWTAMAFLNPVKQGGATHFTHAGLSIDPKPGALLVWNNADETGKPNEDAMHAGTPVLDGVKYIITKWYRTRKWG; from the coding sequence ATGGCGAAGACTGAAACGATACCCGATCGCGATGCGCTCAAGCGCGTCGGCAATACCGTCCGCAAACGGCTCGAAGCCGATCCGCGCGCCTACAAGGTACCGACCGACAAGCTCGAGCTGTATGGCATAGGCGGCTTCCTGACCGGCGCTGAGTGCGAGCGGCTGGTGACGATGATCGATCTCGTCGCGCAGCCGAGCGAGCTGTTCAAGGTCGACTATTCGACCGGTTTCCGCACGTCCTACTCGGGCAATCTCAACCCGCACGATCCCTTCATCATGGGTATCTCGCGGCGGATCGACGACCTGCTCGGCATGAAACCGGAAACGGGCGAGGCGATCCAGGGCCAGCGCTACCTGCCGGGGCAGGAGTTCAAGCCGCACAACGACTGGTTCTACACGACCGAGGAATACTGGAAGCTCGAACGCAAGCGCGGCGGCCAGCGCAGCTGGACCGCGATGGCCTTCCTCAACCCGGTCAAGCAGGGCGGCGCGACGCATTTCACCCACGCCGGCCTCAGCATCGATCCCAAGCCGGGGGCGTTGCTCGTGTGGAACAATGCCGATGAAACCGGTAAGCCGAACGAGGACGCGATGCATGCCGGCACGCCCGTGCTCGACGGGGTGAAATACATCATCACCAAGTGGTACCGCACCCGCAAATGGGGGTGA
- a CDS encoding lysine--tRNA ligase — MTMTDLIEAARVSKAWPFQEAQRLLKRYPDGAKPDGSPILFETGYGPSGLPHIGTFQEVLRTTLVRRAFEALIGAKPEDGKTRLVAFSDDMDGLRKVPDNIPNAHILEENLHKPLSRIPDPFEKGHESFAAHNNAKLREFLDRFGFHYEFIAANDMYNSGRFDDALRQVLRKNQDILDIMLPTLREERRQTYSPILPISPTTGRVLQVPVEVVDAEAGLIRFTDEDGATVEQSALGGMSKLQWKVDWAMRWYALGVDYEMYGKDLTDSGVQSGKIVKVLGGRKPEGLIYEMFLDENGEKISKSKGNGLTIEEWLTYGSEDSLGFYIFPNPKSAKQLHVGVIPRAVDDYWQFRERLAEQPLDKQLGNPVWHLERANGGFEGSEAPGAGDSLPVTYGLLLNLVSVLGAEAERDAVWSYLGNYVENADPAAHPKLDELVSTALAYNRDFVAPHLVKRAPTETEAAALRALDDFLAKAPADMSAEDLQTEVYEIGKREEFGFENLRDWFKALYQTLLGSDQGPRMGSFIALYGIENSRKLIAEALDRA, encoded by the coding sequence ATGACCATGACCGATCTCATCGAAGCTGCACGCGTATCCAAGGCCTGGCCGTTCCAGGAGGCGCAGCGGCTGCTCAAGCGTTATCCGGACGGCGCGAAGCCCGACGGCTCGCCGATCCTGTTCGAAACCGGCTACGGCCCCTCGGGCCTGCCGCATATCGGCACGTTTCAGGAAGTCCTGCGCACCACGCTCGTGCGCCGTGCATTCGAGGCGCTGATCGGCGCGAAGCCGGAGGATGGCAAGACCCGTCTCGTGGCCTTTTCCGACGACATGGACGGGCTGCGCAAGGTGCCCGACAATATCCCGAACGCGCATATTCTGGAGGAGAACCTCCACAAGCCGCTCAGCCGCATTCCCGATCCGTTCGAGAAGGGGCACGAGAGCTTCGCGGCGCACAACAATGCCAAGCTGCGCGAATTCCTCGACCGCTTCGGATTCCACTACGAATTCATCGCGGCGAACGACATGTATAACTCGGGTCGTTTCGACGATGCGCTGCGGCAGGTCCTGCGCAAGAACCAGGACATCCTCGACATCATGCTGCCGACCCTGCGCGAGGAACGGCGGCAGACCTATTCGCCGATCCTGCCGATCTCGCCCACCACGGGCCGTGTGCTGCAAGTTCCGGTCGAAGTGGTCGATGCCGAAGCGGGCCTGATCCGCTTCACCGACGAAGATGGCGCAACGGTCGAACAATCGGCCCTCGGCGGCATGTCCAAGCTGCAGTGGAAGGTCGACTGGGCGATGCGCTGGTATGCGCTCGGCGTCGACTACGAGATGTACGGCAAGGACCTGACCGACAGCGGTGTGCAGTCGGGCAAGATCGTCAAGGTACTCGGCGGCCGCAAGCCGGAGGGGCTCATCTACGAGATGTTCCTCGACGAGAACGGCGAGAAGATTTCCAAGTCGAAGGGCAACGGCCTGACGATCGAGGAATGGCTGACCTACGGCAGCGAGGATTCGCTCGGCTTCTACATCTTCCCGAACCCGAAGAGTGCCAAGCAGCTCCACGTGGGCGTGATCCCGCGCGCGGTCGACGATTACTGGCAGTTCCGCGAACGCCTCGCCGAACAGCCGCTCGACAAGCAGCTCGGCAACCCGGTCTGGCATCTCGAGCGCGCAAACGGCGGTTTTGAGGGCAGCGAGGCACCCGGCGCGGGCGACAGCCTGCCGGTGACCTACGGCCTGTTGCTCAACCTCGTCAGCGTGCTCGGCGCGGAGGCGGAGCGCGACGCGGTGTGGTCCTACCTCGGCAATTATGTCGAGAACGCCGATCCGGCCGCGCATCCCAAGCTCGACGAGCTGGTTTCGACTGCGCTCGCCTACAACCGCGATTTCGTCGCGCCGCATCTCGTCAAGCGCGCGCCGACCGAGACGGAGGCTGCAGCCCTTCGAGCGCTAGACGATTTCCTCGCCAAGGCTCCGGCAGACATGTCGGCCGAAGACCTGCAGACGGAAGTCTACGAGATCGGCAAGCGCGAGGAGTTCGGTTTCGAAAACCTGCGCGACTGGTTCAAGGCGCTCTACCAGACGCTGCTCGGCAGCGACCAGGGGCCGCGCATGGGCAGCTTCATCGCGCTCTACGGCATCGAGAACAGCCGCAAGCTGATCGCAGAGGCTCTGGACCGCGCCTGA